The following are encoded together in the Gemmatimonadales bacterium genome:
- a CDS encoding DUF72 domain-containing protein, with protein sequence MRGRRAADRARRPSGHAVIRVGPAGWSYPDSPGHVYPADVPSRFDALGFLASYFDTIEVNSTFYRPQPARTFASWVRRAAHNPRFRFTVKLWQRFTHERAAAWAAEELRAVTEGLEVLRAEDRLGALLAQFPWSFKPGPASRETLARLAEAFRGWPLVVEVRHGGWAHEDQLPLFRDLGVGVANIDQPLIGQSFAPAAHATSAVGYVRFHGRNYEHWFGEQEDAAQRYDYLYSAKELGPWVERIRTLAANEAVADVYVITNNHFEGKGPANALMLRALLDRGRVKAPPVLFATYREALEPYAEPGEAPAGDAEEPSLF encoded by the coding sequence GTGCGCGGCCGCCGCGCCGCGGACCGCGCGCGCCGGCCGTCGGGCCACGCCGTGATCCGCGTCGGTCCCGCCGGCTGGTCGTACCCGGATTCTCCGGGCCACGTGTACCCCGCCGACGTCCCGTCGCGGTTCGACGCGCTGGGCTTCCTCGCCTCCTACTTCGATACCATCGAGGTCAACTCCACCTTCTACCGTCCGCAGCCCGCGCGCACGTTCGCGTCGTGGGTCCGCCGCGCGGCGCACAATCCGCGGTTCCGCTTCACGGTCAAGCTGTGGCAGCGCTTCACCCACGAGCGCGCGGCGGCCTGGGCCGCCGAGGAGCTGCGCGCGGTCACCGAGGGCCTCGAGGTGCTGCGGGCCGAGGACCGTCTCGGGGCGCTGCTCGCCCAGTTCCCGTGGTCGTTCAAGCCCGGGCCCGCGAGCCGCGAGACCCTCGCGCGGCTGGCCGAGGCGTTCCGCGGCTGGCCGCTGGTGGTGGAGGTCCGCCACGGCGGGTGGGCGCACGAGGACCAGCTGCCCCTGTTCCGCGACCTCGGCGTCGGCGTCGCGAACATCGACCAGCCGCTGATCGGCCAGTCGTTCGCGCCGGCCGCGCACGCCACCAGCGCGGTGGGCTACGTCCGCTTCCACGGCCGCAACTACGAGCACTGGTTCGGGGAGCAGGAGGACGCGGCGCAACGCTACGACTATCTCTACTCCGCCAAGGAGCTGGGGCCCTGGGTGGAGCGCATCCGTACGCTGGCCGCGAACGAGGCCGTGGCCGACGTCTACGTCATCACCAACAACCACTTCGAGGGCAAGGGACCGGCCAACGCGCTGATGCTGCGCGCGCTGCTCGACCGCGGCCGGGTGAAGGCGCCGCCGGTGCTGTTCGCCACCTACCGCGAGGCGCTCGAGCCCTACGCCGAGCCCGGCGAGGCGCCGGCGGGCGATGCGGAGGAGCCCAGCCTGTTCTGA